The following are encoded together in the Macadamia integrifolia cultivar HAES 741 unplaced genomic scaffold, SCU_Mint_v3 scaffold1458, whole genome shotgun sequence genome:
- the LOC122063807 gene encoding proteasome subunit alpha type-7: MARYDRAITVFSPDGHLFQVEYALEAVRKGNAAVGVRGTDTIVLGVEKKSAAKLQDTRSVRKIVNLDNHIALACAGLKADARVLINKARIECQSHRLTVEDPVTVEYITRYIAGLQQKYTQSGGVRPFGLSTLIVGFDPYTGVPSLYQTDPSGTFSAWKANATGRNSNSMREFLEKNYKETSGQETIKLAIRALLEVVESGGKNIEIAVMTREHGLRQLEEAEIDAIVAEIEAEKAAAEAAKKGPPKET, translated from the exons atggctcgATATGATCGTGCGATCACAGTATTTTCTCCAGATGGTCATCTCTTCCAAGTTGAGTACGCCCTCGAGGCCGTTCGCAAGGGTAACGCTGCCGTCGGAGTTCGAGGAACCGACACGATTGTTCTCGGCGTCGAGAAGAAATCTGCTGCTAAACTACAAGACACAAG ATCAGTTAGAAAGATTGTAAATCTTGATAACCACATTGCTTTGGCCTGTGCCGGGCTAAAAGCAGATGCAAGGGTCCTGATAAACAAAGCAAGGATTGAGTGTCAAAGCCATAGGCTTACAGTTGAGGATCCTGTGACAGTTGAATACATCACGCGTTACATTGCTGGTCTTCAACAGAAGTATACACAAAGCGGTGGTGTAAGGCCATTTGGCCTTTCAACTTTGATTGTGGGCTTTGATCCATACACCGGTGTTCCATCACTCTATCAGACAGATCCATCGGGGACGTTTTCGGCTTGGAAAGCTAATGCGACTGGGAGAAACTCAAATTCTATGCGTGAGTTTTTGGAGAAGAACTATAAGGAAACTTCTGGGCAAGAGACTATAAAGCTTGCAATCCGTGCATTGCTTGAA GTTGTTGAGAGTGGTGGAAAGAACATAGAGATTGCTGTAATGACAAGAGAACATGGGCTACGGCAACTTGAGGAAGCTGAAATTGATGCCATTGTTGCCGAAATAGAAGCAGAGAAAGCAGCAGCAGAGGCTGCAAAGAAGGGGCCTCCAAAAGAAACCTAA